The Vanessa atalanta chromosome 2, ilVanAtal1.2, whole genome shotgun sequence genome has a segment encoding these proteins:
- the LOC125072946 gene encoding methylcrotonoyl-CoA carboxylase subunit alpha, mitochondrial isoform X1 — translation MSYLNKLNRICSTLNLPYSVRFNHAKQLKSDIQWRQIDKVLIANRGEIACRVMRTAKKLGIRTVAVYSDADKHAMHVEMADEAYNIGPAPSSQSYLNAAKIIEVAKKSNSQAIHPGYGFLSENVEFCEKCANENVIFIGPPTSAIRDMGIKSTSKAIMSSAGVPIVKGYHGEDQSIEKLQDEAKKIGFPLMIKAVRGGGGKGMRIAMTESDFLSQLESAKRESLKSFGDDNMLLEQYITDPRHVEVQVFADMHGNAVHLFERDCSVQRRHQKIIEEAPAPDISEETRKALGEAAVRAAKAVGYVGAGTVEFILHRVTHDFHFMEMNTRLQVEHPITEMITGTDLVEWQLRIAAGEPLPVTQEDIVRRGHAVECRIYAEEPRAGFLPRAGTLHRLTQPTTEENVRVETGVREGQEVSVHYDPMIAKLVVWGRDRNEALLKTRRKLSEYQVAGLETNVNFLLRLSGAGAFVAGDVHTAFIPQHEAELFPPTDSQLGDERAIQAALGHLIKSQTDVSSNDSWKGISVTPNAWRPNYNLQKTVHLKFDETDINVTVKFESTPNTYLVKVNDGQFIPVEAHVQTTEQGLRLITKIGDKTSNVGLLTHENEVHVYDENGQTVVNLPRPKYQALAADATASADSACSPTPGVLERVLVNKGDKVVKGQPLFVVIAMKMEYVVRSPRDGVVADIASLKQGDAVGKGAQVVLLQGEN, via the exons atgtcatatttaaataaattaaataggatttg CTCAACTCTAAATCTTCCATATAGTGTAAGGTTTAACCATGCGAAGCAGCTCAAATCAGATATACAATGGAGGCAAATTGATAAAGTATTGATAGCCAATAGAGGTGAAATAGCATGTAGGGTTATGAGAACAGCTAAGAAATTAGGCATAAGAACAGTAGCAGTGTACTCAGACGCTGATAAACATGCAATGCATGTTGAAATG GCTGATGAAGCATATAATATTGGACCGGCACCATCCTCTCAGAGTTATTTAAATGCAGCAAAGATTATAGAAGTAGCCAAAAAGTCTAATAGTCAAGCCATTCATCCAGGGTATGGATTTCTCTCAGAAAATGTTGAGTTTTGTGAAAAGTGTGCAAATGAAAATGTCATCTTTATTGGTCCTCCAACTTCAGCAATAAGAGACATGGGTATTAAAAG caCATCAAAAGCTATCATGTCTAGTGCAGGTGTGCCCATAGTAAAAGGATACCATGGAGAGGACCAAAGCATTGAAAAATTACAGGACGAAGCAAAAAAAATTGGCTTTCCATTAATGATTAAAGCCGTTCGAGGTGGTGGAGGCaag ggTATGAGAATCGCTATGACTGAATCTGATTTCTTATCGCAACTGGAGTCTGCGAAGAGAGAATCTCTTAAATCCTTTGGTGATGATAATATGCTTTTAGAACAATATATCACTGATCCCAGACATGTAGAAGTACAg GTGTTTGCCGATATGCACGGCAATGCAGTTCATTTATTTGAGAGAGATTGTTCTGTACAGAGACGGCATCAGAAAATTATTGAAGAAGCACCAGCG CCCGATATTTCCGAAGAAACTCGTAAAGCCCTTGGCGAGGCAGCCGTGCGTGCTGCTAAAGCAGTCGGCTACGTCGGCGCCGGCACCGTTGAATTCATTCTACACCGAGTGACGCATGACTTTCATTTCATGGAGATGAATACGCGATTGCAAGTGGAACACCCCATTACGGAAATGATAACAG gTACAGACTTAGTAGAATGGCAATTGCGGATAGCAGCTGGTGAACCACTCCCAGTGACTCAAGAGGACATAGTCCGTCGCGGTCACGCTGTGGAGTGCAGGATATACGCGGAAGAACCACGGGCAGGATTCCTGCCACGAGCTGGAACTCTACACAGGCTTACCCAACCTACAACAGAAGAAAACGTGCGA GTCGAAACTGGAGTCAGAGAGGGCCAAGAAGTGTCTGTTCACTATGACCCCATGATTGCTAAACTGGTCGTATGGGGCAGGGATCGTAATGAAGCGCTTCTTAAAACTAGACGAAAACTTTCCGAATACCaa GTAGCGGGCTTGGAGACGAACGTGAACTTCCTGCTGCGCCTGAGCGGGGCGGGCGCGTTCGTAGCGGGCGACGTGCACACGGCGTTCATCCCGCAGCACGAAGCGGAGCTGTTCCCGCCGACCGACTCGCAACTCGGCGACGAACGAGCCATACAAGCTGCACTGGGacat ttaataaaatcTCAGACCGATGTTTCTTCAAATGACTCATGGAAAGGAATCTCAGTAACTCCAAATGCATGGAGACCGAATTATAACCTACAAAAGACGGTGCATTTGAAGTTTGATGAGActg aCATAAATGTAACGGTTAAGTTTGAAAGCACTCCGAATACATATCTAGTGAAAGTAAACGACGGACAATTCATACCGGTTGAGGCGCACGTACAGACAACAGAACAAGGTCTCAGATTGATCACCAAAATTGGTGACAAAACGAGCAACGTCGGTTTGTTGACCCACGAGAACGAAGTACATGTTTATGATGag AATGGTCAAACAGTAGTGAATCTACCACGTCCGAAGTATCAAGCACTAGCAGCAGACGCGACCGCTTCGGCGGACAGCGCTTGCTCTCCGACTCCCGGTGTCCTTGAGAGGGTATTGGTTAATAAAGGCGACAAG GTGGTAAAGGGGCAGCCATTGTTCGTGGTGATCGCTATGAAGATGGAGTACGTGGTGCGGTCACCGAGAGATGGCGTCGTAGCTGACATTGCCAGCTTGAAGCAAGGAGACGCCGTAGGGAAGGGCGCACAAGTGGTTCTACTACAAGgagaaaattaa
- the LOC125072946 gene encoding methylcrotonoyl-CoA carboxylase subunit alpha, mitochondrial isoform X2 has protein sequence MSYLNKLNRICVRFNHAKQLKSDIQWRQIDKVLIANRGEIACRVMRTAKKLGIRTVAVYSDADKHAMHVEMADEAYNIGPAPSSQSYLNAAKIIEVAKKSNSQAIHPGYGFLSENVEFCEKCANENVIFIGPPTSAIRDMGIKSTSKAIMSSAGVPIVKGYHGEDQSIEKLQDEAKKIGFPLMIKAVRGGGGKGMRIAMTESDFLSQLESAKRESLKSFGDDNMLLEQYITDPRHVEVQVFADMHGNAVHLFERDCSVQRRHQKIIEEAPAPDISEETRKALGEAAVRAAKAVGYVGAGTVEFILHRVTHDFHFMEMNTRLQVEHPITEMITGTDLVEWQLRIAAGEPLPVTQEDIVRRGHAVECRIYAEEPRAGFLPRAGTLHRLTQPTTEENVRVETGVREGQEVSVHYDPMIAKLVVWGRDRNEALLKTRRKLSEYQVAGLETNVNFLLRLSGAGAFVAGDVHTAFIPQHEAELFPPTDSQLGDERAIQAALGHLIKSQTDVSSNDSWKGISVTPNAWRPNYNLQKTVHLKFDETDINVTVKFESTPNTYLVKVNDGQFIPVEAHVQTTEQGLRLITKIGDKTSNVGLLTHENEVHVYDENGQTVVNLPRPKYQALAADATASADSACSPTPGVLERVLVNKGDKVVKGQPLFVVIAMKMEYVVRSPRDGVVADIASLKQGDAVGKGAQVVLLQGEN, from the exons atgtcatatttaaataaattaaataggatttg TGTAAGGTTTAACCATGCGAAGCAGCTCAAATCAGATATACAATGGAGGCAAATTGATAAAGTATTGATAGCCAATAGAGGTGAAATAGCATGTAGGGTTATGAGAACAGCTAAGAAATTAGGCATAAGAACAGTAGCAGTGTACTCAGACGCTGATAAACATGCAATGCATGTTGAAATG GCTGATGAAGCATATAATATTGGACCGGCACCATCCTCTCAGAGTTATTTAAATGCAGCAAAGATTATAGAAGTAGCCAAAAAGTCTAATAGTCAAGCCATTCATCCAGGGTATGGATTTCTCTCAGAAAATGTTGAGTTTTGTGAAAAGTGTGCAAATGAAAATGTCATCTTTATTGGTCCTCCAACTTCAGCAATAAGAGACATGGGTATTAAAAG caCATCAAAAGCTATCATGTCTAGTGCAGGTGTGCCCATAGTAAAAGGATACCATGGAGAGGACCAAAGCATTGAAAAATTACAGGACGAAGCAAAAAAAATTGGCTTTCCATTAATGATTAAAGCCGTTCGAGGTGGTGGAGGCaag ggTATGAGAATCGCTATGACTGAATCTGATTTCTTATCGCAACTGGAGTCTGCGAAGAGAGAATCTCTTAAATCCTTTGGTGATGATAATATGCTTTTAGAACAATATATCACTGATCCCAGACATGTAGAAGTACAg GTGTTTGCCGATATGCACGGCAATGCAGTTCATTTATTTGAGAGAGATTGTTCTGTACAGAGACGGCATCAGAAAATTATTGAAGAAGCACCAGCG CCCGATATTTCCGAAGAAACTCGTAAAGCCCTTGGCGAGGCAGCCGTGCGTGCTGCTAAAGCAGTCGGCTACGTCGGCGCCGGCACCGTTGAATTCATTCTACACCGAGTGACGCATGACTTTCATTTCATGGAGATGAATACGCGATTGCAAGTGGAACACCCCATTACGGAAATGATAACAG gTACAGACTTAGTAGAATGGCAATTGCGGATAGCAGCTGGTGAACCACTCCCAGTGACTCAAGAGGACATAGTCCGTCGCGGTCACGCTGTGGAGTGCAGGATATACGCGGAAGAACCACGGGCAGGATTCCTGCCACGAGCTGGAACTCTACACAGGCTTACCCAACCTACAACAGAAGAAAACGTGCGA GTCGAAACTGGAGTCAGAGAGGGCCAAGAAGTGTCTGTTCACTATGACCCCATGATTGCTAAACTGGTCGTATGGGGCAGGGATCGTAATGAAGCGCTTCTTAAAACTAGACGAAAACTTTCCGAATACCaa GTAGCGGGCTTGGAGACGAACGTGAACTTCCTGCTGCGCCTGAGCGGGGCGGGCGCGTTCGTAGCGGGCGACGTGCACACGGCGTTCATCCCGCAGCACGAAGCGGAGCTGTTCCCGCCGACCGACTCGCAACTCGGCGACGAACGAGCCATACAAGCTGCACTGGGacat ttaataaaatcTCAGACCGATGTTTCTTCAAATGACTCATGGAAAGGAATCTCAGTAACTCCAAATGCATGGAGACCGAATTATAACCTACAAAAGACGGTGCATTTGAAGTTTGATGAGActg aCATAAATGTAACGGTTAAGTTTGAAAGCACTCCGAATACATATCTAGTGAAAGTAAACGACGGACAATTCATACCGGTTGAGGCGCACGTACAGACAACAGAACAAGGTCTCAGATTGATCACCAAAATTGGTGACAAAACGAGCAACGTCGGTTTGTTGACCCACGAGAACGAAGTACATGTTTATGATGag AATGGTCAAACAGTAGTGAATCTACCACGTCCGAAGTATCAAGCACTAGCAGCAGACGCGACCGCTTCGGCGGACAGCGCTTGCTCTCCGACTCCCGGTGTCCTTGAGAGGGTATTGGTTAATAAAGGCGACAAG GTGGTAAAGGGGCAGCCATTGTTCGTGGTGATCGCTATGAAGATGGAGTACGTGGTGCGGTCACCGAGAGATGGCGTCGTAGCTGACATTGCCAGCTTGAAGCAAGGAGACGCCGTAGGGAAGGGCGCACAAGTGGTTCTACTACAAGgagaaaattaa
- the LOC125069203 gene encoding flap endonuclease GEN, which produces MGIKGLWTVLTPFSEKKSLHEIRGETVAVDLSGWVCDSQNVTDYYIQPKLYLRNLFFRTVYLLLADISPVFVLEGEAPELKQDVMAARNAIQFRGAAPKSDAAKAKAPNVSRKRFKGVLKECETLLKSMGVRCVKGRGEAEATCARLNAKGLVDAVVSQDSDCFAYGAKRVYRNFSVSSAAGGGAMQGSVDCYDAEKMFNSNGFGRKKMVALALLCGCDYGVGACGSSITTAVAFLHTVPEDQIIFRLLSWVSDPQHYEEQTRWSSAPGRCDRCGHVGRTHAKNGCPVCVTHRGCTDVGHKSKVAEVKRELSLRNRALSSGMPFPEPKVMKEFLDTTPEDIDLDSLKIPTPSLIQFVKIMSKKLDWSERYCVEKFLPLLTKWHLQEYVTCRTIKPIEIKKKRNPRGVPSYEVLWADIDGQYDALIPDDQFEEGEDTQGPWTSIERQDLMRRYYPDLVEKYEESIKKPPKEKKTRGRKKKDPDSEDVDQNVKPKRKYNRKPKQVKDIAMSHLNESMKNLSLTNKDLNCSKAHVSVCVNRLKRKMKNSTKTKVKNTIDSYLKPLKKRKSKLTETLNNSVTNIAIANNSLDNILGDVDHNKENISDDKHLLSILDMSAEDVNDIDLSDIVDTIVSRAPKVTTTKVNSNLVKLIFENKQINRKSIFANRLHQNCSTPKSSPVRKRNMNISKRSSISKVNTSYFFDKITDECDAFEMSLEYKYNSVHLDCDATVNYSLPKVCL; this is translated from the exons atggGCATAAAAGGTTTATGGACAGTTTTGACACCCTTCAGCGAGAAGAAATCTTTACACGAA ATTCGTGGAGAAACTGTTGCTGTCGATTTATCAGGATGGGTTTGTGATAGTCAAAATGTGACCGATTATTATATACAACCCAAGTTATATTTAAG AAATCTATTCTTCAGAACTGTTTACTTGTTACTTGCTGACATAAGTCCAGTATTTGTGCTCGAGGGTGAAGCTCCAGAACTAAAGCAAGATGTTATGGCTGCCAGAAATGCTATACAGTTCCGAGGTGCTGCACCAAAGTCTGATGCTGCTAAAGCCAAAGCTCCAAATGTATCAAGAAAAAGATTTAAAGGTGTATTAAAAGAg TGTGAAACCCTATTGAAGAGCATGGGCGTGAGATGTGTTAAAGGACGAGGGGAAGCTGAAGCTACTTGTGCAAGACTGAATGCTAAAggt CTCGTGGACGCAGTGGTGTCTCAGGATTCCGACTGTTTCGCGTACGGAGCTAAGCGTGTGTATCGTAACTTCAGCGTGTCGAGCGCGGCGGGGGGCGGCGCGATGCAGGGTTCAGTCGATTGCTATGACGCTGAGAAAATGTTTAACAGTAAtg GTTTTGGTCGTAAGAAAATGGTGGCGCTTGCTCTGTTGTGCGGTTGTGATTATGGGGTCGGAGCTTGTGGTTCGTCAATTACCACTGCAGTTGCTTTCCTTCATACTGTACCTGAAGATCAGATCATATTCag ATTATTATCCTGGGTGAGTGACCCGCAACACTACGAAGAGCAAACCCGTTGGTCGTCGGCGCCCGGCCGCTGCGACCGCTGCGGGCACGTGGGACGAACGCACGCCAAGAACGGCTGTCCCGTTTGCGTCACTCATCGGGGTTGTACGGACGTAGGTCACaa GTCCAAAGTAGCGGAAGTAAAACGTGAACTATCGCTCCGTAACCGTGCCCTGTCGTCTGGAATGCCTTTCCCTGAGCCGAAAGTTATGAAGGAATTCCTGGATACCACACCAGAAGATATAGATCTCGACAGCTTGAAGATTCCAACTCCGAGTTTAATTCAATTTGTG AAAATTATGTCCAAGAAATTGGACTGGTCCGAAAGATACTGTGTCGAGAAATTTCTACCGTTACTAACAAAATGGCATCTTCAAGAATATGTAACTTGCAGAACGATAAAACCTattgaaattaagaaaaaaagaaatccTCGAg gagTTCCCAGTTACGAAGTCTTGTGGGCCGATATTGATGGACAGTATGACGCTCTTATACCGGACGACCAGTTTGAAG AAGGTGAAGATACACAAGGTCCATGGACATCAATAGAAAGACAAGATCTTATGCGACGCTATTATCCAGATTTAGTTGAAAAGTATGAAGAGTCTATCAAGAAGCCACCGAAAGAGAAGAAGACAAGAGGAAGAAAGAAGAAAGATCCAGATTCTGAAGATGTTGATCAGAATGTTAAACCGAAGAGGAAATACAACAGAAAACCGAAACAAGTTAAAGATATAGCAATGTCTCACCTCAATGAATCCATGAAAAATTTAAGCTTAACGAACAAAGATTTGAACTGTAGCAAAGCGCATGTCAGTGTATGCGTTAATAGACTTAAGAGAAAAATGAAAAACAgtacaaaaacaaaagtaaaaaatacaattgatagTTATTTAAAACCGCTTAAGAAAAGAAAGTCGAAACTAACAGAGACATTGAATAATAGCGTTACGAATATTGCCATTGCAAATAACTCTTTGGATAATATTTTGGGAGATGTCGATCATAACAAGGAGAATATATCGGATGATAAACATTTGCTAAGTATTCTCGATATGAGCGCGGAAGACGTTAATGATATAGATTTATCAGATATTGTAGATACTATCGTCTCTAGAGCACCTAAAGTAACAACAACTAAAGTTAATAGTAATCTCGTTAAACtcattttcgaaaataaacaaataaatagaaaaagtatATTTGCCAATAGATTACATCAAAATTGTTCAACTCCGAAAAGTAGTCCCGTAAGAAAACGTAATATGAATATTAGCAAGAGATCCTcaatttcaaaagtaaatacGAGTTATTTCTTCGATAAGATAACCGATGAATGTGATGCTTTCGAAATGTCTCtcgaatataaatacaattcagtACATTTGGACTGTGATGCAACCGTAAATTATAGTTTGCCAAAAGTTTGTCTATAG